A stretch of Desulfotalea psychrophila LSv54 DNA encodes these proteins:
- a CDS encoding ImmA/IrrE family metallo-endopeptidase — MTASLEDLTDKISDVSPIELLNILSKEHDLPRVIPIDVEKIASILGIKISRSLDPDFCEDENISLYDVGCISYKNRQPLIWLNPLEHTYKTRERFTLAHEIGHYIKHILPSPDQKIFVDTGKSISRSKSYGNTLEFEANKFAAILLMPRSLVQKQAERIRDEEDTITNSCLIEKLATIFDVSIQSMTYRFKNLDL, encoded by the coding sequence ATGACTGCATCTCTAGAAGATCTCACAGACAAAATCTCCGACGTAAGCCCGATAGAGCTCCTCAACATTCTTTCTAAAGAACATGACCTTCCTCGCGTTATCCCCATAGACGTCGAAAAAATTGCCTCAATACTTGGCATAAAAATTTCACGCTCACTAGATCCTGATTTTTGCGAAGATGAAAATATAAGCCTCTATGATGTTGGGTGTATTTCCTACAAAAACCGCCAACCACTCATCTGGCTCAATCCTCTCGAACATACTTACAAAACAAGAGAGCGTTTCACTCTAGCACACGAAATCGGACACTACATTAAACATATCCTCCCTAGCCCGGATCAGAAAATTTTTGTCGACACCGGAAAAAGCATAAGCAGAAGCAAATCATACGGGAACACCTTAGAATTCGAGGCCAACAAATTTGCGGCAATTCTTCTTATGCCAAGAAGTCTTGTACAAAAACAAGCCGAACGCATCAGGGATGAGGAAGACACAATTACAAATAGTTGCTTAATAGAAAAGCTTGCAACTATCTTTGATGTCTCTATCCAATCGA
- a CDS encoding tyrosine-type recombinase/integrase, with product MATFKKRENKSGIVWEAHIRIKGHTPRRKSFPTKCRAQAWAVEYEALLRAKDAGDPRLAEQISLQEALDKYAEDSTAAGKKESTLDLESRATRHLTRLLGADRSLADIRPALVAQYQLTRQKEGYSNSAIRTELAILSKMYNNARKIWGLNIKNPVNDITRVPPDKGNTRFLTTAEAKIVLDESKNIRNPKFYPFVLLLMHTGMRSSEVARLRPEDINFETLSLRIHETKSGIPRSVPLTTKAAEVLQTVSPEATGYYFLKENHLNQKDIRLAPAKAFSSCWRSLRKKMEASGHKIPHFRPHDLRHTAASHLLMAGVDIREVADILGHSTLAMTMRYTHLLDSRRQETISKINHLGE from the coding sequence ATGGCAACGTTCAAGAAAAGGGAAAACAAGAGCGGCATAGTATGGGAAGCTCACATTCGCATAAAAGGGCATACGCCCCGCAGAAAGAGTTTCCCCACCAAGTGTAGGGCCCAGGCATGGGCCGTCGAATATGAGGCACTGCTCCGGGCAAAGGACGCAGGAGATCCGCGCCTGGCCGAACAGATATCTCTCCAGGAGGCCCTGGACAAATATGCCGAAGACTCCACAGCTGCAGGCAAGAAAGAATCTACCCTGGATCTGGAAAGCAGAGCAACAAGGCATCTCACCCGATTACTGGGCGCTGACCGCAGCCTTGCGGATATCCGACCTGCCCTGGTAGCTCAATACCAGCTAACACGGCAAAAAGAGGGATACTCAAACTCTGCCATCCGTACCGAGCTCGCCATCCTCTCCAAGATGTACAATAACGCCCGAAAAATATGGGGCCTTAATATTAAAAACCCGGTGAATGATATCACCAGGGTGCCACCGGACAAGGGAAACACTCGCTTTCTCACCACAGCAGAAGCCAAGATCGTTTTGGACGAGTCAAAGAACATCCGTAATCCAAAATTTTACCCCTTTGTCCTGCTTCTTATGCATACCGGAATGAGATCATCGGAGGTGGCCAGACTTCGCCCTGAGGATATTAATTTTGAGACTCTCTCGCTCAGGATACACGAAACCAAAAGCGGTATTCCCAGATCAGTGCCCCTGACCACAAAGGCTGCAGAGGTTCTGCAGACGGTTAGCCCAGAAGCAACAGGCTATTATTTTTTAAAAGAAAACCATCTCAACCAAAAAGATATCAGACTCGCCCCGGCCAAGGCATTCTCCTCCTGTTGGCGAAGTTTACGAAAAAAGATGGAAGCATCAGGGCACAAAATCCCTCACTTTCGGCCCCACGATCTGCGCCATACGGCCGCAAGCCACCTGCTCATGGCAGGGGTGGATATCAGGGAGGTGGCAGATATACTCGGCCACAGCACCCTGGCCATGACCATGAGGTACACCCATCTGCTCGATAGCAGAAGACAAGAGACTATTAGTAAGATTAATCACTTAGGAGAATAA
- a CDS encoding PhoH family protein encodes MKAIQEEISFKDNQQTNLLYGEHNCNIRTIEHSCSVTIKTRGTQLNIEGMPHSVELAGNLLRQLYALIGRGHQIYSSDVAFGIQILESSPQADLAKIFLDKVYVTTENRIISPKTTNQKFYIDEIRNKDIVFGIGPAGTGKTYLAVAMAVSALASGLVRSIILTRPAVEAGEKLGFLPGDLANKVDPYLRPIYDALQDMLGLEKTADLIERGVIEVAPLAFMRGRTLSNAFVILDEAQNTTREQMKMFLTRIGFDSQAIITGDVTQVDLPNKEHSGLLQAEKLLAQIKDIGFCHFDKADVVRHPLVQKIIHAYEQEQKEE; translated from the coding sequence ATGAAAGCCATTCAGGAAGAGATATCCTTTAAGGATAACCAGCAGACAAACCTGCTCTACGGTGAGCACAACTGTAATATCCGCACCATAGAGCATAGTTGTTCGGTGACAATCAAAACCCGGGGTACCCAGCTGAACATTGAGGGCATGCCGCACAGTGTAGAACTGGCAGGCAACCTCCTGCGCCAGCTCTATGCTCTCATAGGCAGGGGCCATCAGATCTACAGCTCCGACGTTGCCTTCGGCATTCAAATACTTGAGTCTAGCCCCCAGGCAGATCTTGCCAAGATATTTCTCGACAAGGTCTACGTCACCACGGAAAACCGGATAATCTCTCCCAAAACTACCAATCAAAAGTTTTATATCGACGAAATTCGCAATAAGGATATTGTCTTCGGCATCGGCCCGGCGGGAACAGGCAAAACATATCTGGCCGTGGCCATGGCTGTCTCGGCCCTTGCCAGTGGCCTGGTGCGCTCTATCATTCTCACCCGTCCTGCTGTTGAGGCCGGGGAAAAGCTGGGCTTTCTGCCGGGAGACCTGGCTAATAAGGTTGATCCCTATCTGCGCCCGATCTACGATGCCCTCCAGGATATGCTTGGCCTGGAAAAGACAGCCGACCTCATTGAACGGGGTGTTATTGAAGTTGCCCCCCTGGCCTTTATGCGTGGCCGCACCCTGAGCAACGCCTTTGTCATTCTTGATGAGGCCCAAAACACCACCCGAGAACAGATGAAGATGTTCCTCACCAGAATTGGTTTTGATTCACAGGCCATAATCACAGGCGACGTAACCCAGGTGGATCTGCCCAACAAGGAACATTCAGGTCTGCTCCAGGCAGAGAAGCTCCTGGCCCAGATCAAGGATATCGGTTTTTGTCACTTTGATAAGGCCGATGTCGTCCGCCACCCCCTGGTGCAAAAAATCATCCACGCCTACGAACAAGAGCAGAAAGAGGAATAA
- a CDS encoding DsbA family protein, translated as MKFSKLTILAAGAISLLMASTFIQAGEKTSQGQEGKVEWTLAQNWKAPAGVLDFAHSLDDKYVYFLTKEHKVMVYSREGKLQGFIPVAPGVSSIDIAPQGEIIYLLDSTNNVFSAVRTDFVVEFNTKGSPFKGKADAPVTIAVFTDFECPYCSKLVPLIDQIYEANSKNVKIVFKNMPLNFHKAAEPAARAGLAAEAQGKFWPYHDKIFAIKNLKRSDLIKTAKELELDIPLFKKDMDSNAVRAQVRQDIIDAKSAGVTGTPTVFINGHKLKQREQRTFQTMIDAELRKAGLL; from the coding sequence ATGAAATTCTCAAAACTTACAATACTCGCGGCAGGTGCCATCAGCCTCCTTATGGCAAGCACCTTTATACAGGCTGGCGAAAAAACAAGCCAGGGCCAGGAGGGAAAGGTGGAGTGGACCCTTGCCCAAAACTGGAAGGCACCGGCCGGAGTGCTTGATTTTGCCCACTCACTCGACGATAAATACGTCTACTTCCTGACAAAAGAGCACAAGGTAATGGTATATAGCCGTGAGGGAAAACTGCAGGGTTTTATCCCCGTTGCCCCCGGCGTCAGCTCGATAGACATTGCTCCACAGGGAGAGATCATCTATCTGCTTGATAGCACAAACAATGTATTCAGCGCTGTCCGCACAGATTTTGTTGTTGAATTCAACACCAAGGGCTCTCCCTTCAAGGGTAAGGCAGATGCGCCGGTAACCATTGCCGTGTTCACCGATTTTGAATGCCCCTACTGCAGCAAGCTTGTCCCACTGATAGATCAAATATATGAGGCAAATTCCAAGAATGTGAAAATTGTCTTCAAAAACATGCCTCTCAACTTCCATAAGGCCGCAGAGCCAGCAGCAAGAGCAGGACTGGCAGCTGAAGCCCAGGGAAAATTCTGGCCATATCATGACAAAATATTTGCCATAAAAAACCTTAAGAGATCAGATCTCATCAAAACAGCCAAAGAGCTGGAGCTTGATATCCCCCTCTTTAAAAAGGATATGGACTCCAACGCCGTCAGGGCTCAAGTCCGCCAGGATATTATTGACGCAAAATCTGCAGGTGTTACCGGCACCCCAACCGTCTTTATCAATGGTCATAAACTCAAACAGCGTGAGCAGCGAACATTTCAGACAATGATTGACGCTGAACTCCGCAAGGCAGGGCTCCTCTAA
- a CDS encoding pyridoxine 5'-phosphate synthase, which translates to MAVELQCKEISLPIPQKEAKHFAHWVLTKLGVNDHNLNIVFVSDAQMTWFNEHYREKKGPTNVLSFPFAEGSEEFLQQIPVHELGDIIISVDTAMREAIEYGQTISHRLNWLMVHGILHLVGYDHERGPEDALLMEDKEQVLLKEYAINRRFKMTQLAINIDHVATIRQARGITEPDPVAAAAICEMAGAAGIVVHLREDRRHMQDRDIILLRQTIKTKMNFEMGANKEIIKIALNTRPDMITLVPEKRQELTTEGGLDVAGQKKKLARTIERMTAKNIPVSLFIDPVEEQIEAAYEIGAQFVELHTGKYSDAIGEAAQEKEYQLLVVAAQEAAQRGLRVNAGHGLGYHNAARIAAIDAVEELSIGHSIIGRAVFSGLDLAVRDMLKIVQMAG; encoded by the coding sequence ATGGCAGTAGAACTACAGTGCAAAGAGATTAGCCTTCCCATCCCCCAAAAAGAGGCAAAGCATTTTGCCCATTGGGTGCTGACAAAACTTGGGGTAAATGATCACAATCTAAATATTGTCTTTGTCTCCGATGCCCAGATGACCTGGTTCAACGAACATTACCGCGAGAAAAAGGGCCCCACCAACGTCCTCTCCTTTCCCTTTGCCGAGGGAAGCGAAGAGTTCCTCCAGCAGATACCGGTGCACGAGCTTGGCGATATTATCATCTCGGTTGACACTGCCATGCGGGAGGCCATAGAGTACGGACAGACAATAAGCCATCGCCTTAACTGGCTCATGGTACACGGCATACTTCATCTTGTAGGGTATGACCACGAACGTGGTCCGGAAGACGCCCTGCTCATGGAAGATAAAGAACAGGTACTATTGAAAGAATATGCAATTAACAGGAGATTCAAGATGACCCAATTAGCTATTAATATCGATCACGTGGCAACCATCCGCCAGGCCCGCGGCATCACCGAACCGGATCCGGTTGCCGCAGCTGCCATCTGCGAGATGGCCGGCGCGGCAGGCATTGTTGTCCACCTGCGTGAAGATCGTCGACATATGCAGGACAGAGATATCATCCTCCTCCGCCAGACCATCAAAACCAAAATGAACTTTGAGATGGGAGCCAACAAGGAGATTATCAAAATTGCCCTGAACACCCGACCTGACATGATCACCCTGGTCCCTGAAAAACGCCAGGAGCTGACCACCGAAGGCGGTCTTGATGTAGCCGGCCAGAAGAAAAAACTGGCCCGCACCATCGAGCGCATGACTGCCAAGAACATCCCGGTATCCCTGTTCATCGACCCCGTCGAAGAGCAGATTGAAGCCGCCTACGAAATCGGGGCCCAGTTTGTCGAGCTACACACGGGCAAATATAGCGACGCCATAGGCGAAGCCGCTCAGGAGAAGGAGTACCAACTTCTGGTAGTAGCCGCCCAAGAAGCCGCCCAACGCGGCCTGCGGGTAAATGCAGGGCACGGCCTGGGCTACCACAACGCCGCCCGCATTGCCGCCATCGACGCCGTTGAAGAACTCTCCATCGGCCACTCCATCATCGGCCGGGCCGTCTTCTCTGGACTTGATCTGGCAGTACGTGATATGCTAAAAATCGTGCAGATGGCAGGCTAA